From the Oryzias latipes chromosome 22, ASM223467v1 genome, one window contains:
- the egln3 gene encoding egl nine homolog 3, translating to MPITEQLSHTDLERLALDRVVPALLTHGFYYVDGLLGEVAGAAVLDEVKGMHGSGALHDGRLAGSAPGVQRRTIRGDKIAWVSGSERGCEAIGFLLNLIDRLISVCAGRLGNNKVIRERSQAMVACYPGNGAGYVKHVDNPNGDGRRLTCIYYLNKNWNVKEHGGVLRIFPDGKAYVADIKPLFDRLLVFWSDRRNPHEVQPSFSTRYAITVWYFDSEERAEAKRRFQKVTANTHSRTAAPPDCEKTLPPGV from the exons ATGCCCATCACCGAGCAGCTGTCCCACACCGACCTGGAGCGGCTGGCTTTGGACCGAGTGGTTCCGGCCCTGCTCACCCACGGCTTCTACTACGTGGACGGGCTCCTCGGGGAGGTGGCCGGGGCCGCCGTGCTGGACGAGGTGAAGGGAATGCACGGCTCTGGGGCGCTGCACGACGGCCGGCTCGCCGGCTCCGCCCCCGGGGTCCAGCGGCGGACCATCCGCGGCGACAAGATCGCCTGGGTGAGCGGGTCCGAGCGCGGCTGCGAGGCGATCGGCTTCCTGCTCAACCTCATCGACCGGCTGATCTCCGTGTGCGCCGGCCGGCTGGGGAACAACAAGGTGATCCGGGAACGGTCCCAG GCCATGGTGGCGTGTTACCCCGGAAACGGAGCCGGTTACGTCAAACATGTGGACAACCCGAACGGCGACGGACGCCGCCTCACCTGCATCTACTACCTGAACAAGAACTGGAACGTGAAG GAGCACGGCGGCGTTCTCCGAATCTTTCCCGACGGGAAGGCATACGTGGCCGACATCAAGCCGCTGTTCGACCGGCTGCTGGTGTTCTGGTCCGACCGCAGGAACCCGCACGAGGTGCAGCCCTCCTTCTCCACCAG GTACGCCATCACAGTTTGGTACTTTGACTCCGAGGAGCGAGCCGAGGCCAAGAGGCGCTTCCAGAAAGTGACGG